The genome window ACCGGCGCGCGGGTGATCGACACGCGCAAGACCACGCCGGGGATGCGGCGGCTGGAGAAGGCGGCCGTGGTCGCGGGCGGCGGCGCCAACCACCGCGTGGGGCTGTTCGACATGGTGATGATCAAGGACAACCACATCGCCGCGGCGGGAGGGATCACCGCGGCGGTGCGGGCCGTGCGCGCTCGGAACGACCGCGGCCTGCGCGTGGAGGTGGAGACGACGAATCTCGACGAGGTGCGCGAGGCGCTGGCCGTGGGAGTCGACCGCATCATGTTCGACAACATGACGCCGGAGATGATGGGCGATGCCGTCGCCCTCGTCCGCGCCGCGGGGGATGCGCGGCCGGAGACGGAGGCGTCCGGCGGGATCACGCTGGAGACGATCCGCGGCTACGCGGAGACGGGGGTGGACTTCATCTCCGTGGGCGCGCTGACGCACTCTGCTCCCGCGCTGGACCTGTCGCTGCGGCTGGAGGCGGCGGGCGCGTGATCGAGCGGCGGGCGGAGCGGTGGGAGGGCGCCACCGCGGCGGAGCTGGCGGCGCGCTGGGGGCTTCCCGCGGTGCACCTGTTCGAGCGCG of Longimicrobium sp. contains these proteins:
- the nadC gene encoding carboxylating nicotinate-nucleotide diphosphorylase produces the protein MPLPPEALSLIDAALAEDVGPGDFTTLWTVPAERRAVARIVAKARGVIAGMEVAAEVFRRVDSSLAVEVTAGDGTAVAPGDEVMRISGSAASILTAERTALNFLQQLSGVATLTRVYVDAIAGTGARVIDTRKTTPGMRRLEKAAVVAGGGANHRVGLFDMVMIKDNHIAAAGGITAAVRAVRARNDRGLRVEVETTNLDEVREALAVGVDRIMFDNMTPEMMGDAVALVRAAGDARPETEASGGITLETIRGYAETGVDFISVGALTHSAPALDLSLRLEAAGA